In a single window of the Nicotiana tomentosiformis chromosome 8, ASM39032v3, whole genome shotgun sequence genome:
- the LOC138897248 gene encoding uncharacterized protein, translating into MIVVPAIWPPRGGGQVGRGRPRVRGQAGGGQPAIVQSGGGKPACAPARFYAFPARPDVVASDAVIIGIISVCGRDASVLFDPGSTYLYASSLFAHFLGIPHESLGTPVYVSISVGDSVVVDQIYRSCVVTFCGYETRANLLLLDMTDFEVILGMDWLPPYHVILDCHAKTITLAMPEFPRLEWKGEKVPLKVSPMKGIMRFGKKGKLSPRFIGPFEVLRWVEEVAYEPALPPSLSGVHLVFHVSMLWGYHANLSHVLDFSTIQLDESLGYEEEPIAIVAK; encoded by the exons ATGATTGTAGTACCAGCCATCTGGCCACCCAGAGGTGGGGGAcaagtgggtaggggccgtcctagagttAGAGGCCAAGCAGGGGGAGGTCAGCCAGCTATTGTTCAGTCAGGTGGAGGCAAACCAGCCtgcgctccagctagattctatgcttttccggccagaccagatgtagtggcctccgatgccgtgatcataggtattatttctgtctgtggtagggatgcttcggtgttatttgatccaggatctacctatttATATGCATcgtctctgtttgctcatttcctaggtATTCCTcacgagtccttgggtactcctgtttatgtgtccatttctgtgggcgattctgtggttgtggatcagatctatcggtcctgtgtggtcacattctgtggttacgagactagagcaAACCTTTTgttacttgatatgaccgactttgaggtcatcctgggcatggactggttaccCCCATATCAtgtcatccttgattgccatgctaagactattaccttagcaatgccagagtttcctagattggagtggaagg GCGAGAAGGTTcccttgaaagtctcgccgatgaagggcattatgagattcgggaagaagggcaagttgagcccaaggtttataggcccatttgaggtgttaaggTGGGTtgaggaggttgcttatgagcctgctttacctcccagcctatcaggggttcatctggtttttcatgtgtctatgctctggggGTATCACGCcaacttgtcacatgtgttagacttcagcactattcagctagatgagagcttgggttatgaggaggagccaattgccattgttgctaAATAG